Proteins from one Clostridiales bacterium genomic window:
- a CDS encoding DUF3307 domain-containing protein: protein MYNKMIINLFILSHVLNDFYIQNDVMSRLKRKDSKILLKHSLMFLASVFVLTLPLIGGYMVLCILILSISHFIIDYLKINCEKKFKCELQIVFFIIDQILHIAFIFVLNPLYKRVTLNLAGQKAAVWLHLTYPELEHAQYGNFTSTILFISCMLFLINGGTVAVKLFLNLPEQLKDSQADKRSMQSTHTAKIPANETIQETAAANEDRNKSPYKYGEAIGILERIIIFLFVISSHYESIAFVIAAKSIARFRQFRSNDFSDYYLVGTLSSSLIAIILGELFKLYCKMP from the coding sequence ATGTACAACAAAATGATAATAAATCTATTTATATTAAGCCATGTGCTTAATGACTTTTATATTCAGAATGATGTTATGAGCAGGCTGAAGAGAAAAGATTCCAAAATACTTTTAAAACATTCCCTGATGTTCCTTGCTTCTGTTTTTGTACTGACTCTTCCTCTTATCGGCGGCTATATGGTTTTATGTATCCTTATACTATCCATTTCACATTTTATAATAGACTATTTAAAAATAAATTGTGAAAAAAAGTTTAAATGTGAGCTGCAAATAGTATTTTTTATAATTGACCAGATTTTACATATAGCATTTATATTTGTATTGAATCCCCTGTATAAAAGGGTAACACTTAACTTGGCAGGACAAAAAGCGGCTGTATGGCTGCACCTTACATATCCCGAATTGGAACATGCTCAATATGGCAATTTTACCTCCACCATTTTATTTATCTCATGCATGCTTTTTCTAATAAATGGTGGGACTGTCGCAGTAAAGCTTTTTTTAAATTTACCGGAACAGCTTAAAGACAGCCAGGCTGATAAAAGAAGCATGCAGAGTACTCATACGGCCAAAATACCGGCAAACGAGACGATACAGGAGACGGCAGCTGCCAATGAAGATCGGAATAAATCGCCGTATAAATATGGAGAAGCCATAGGAATACTTGAGAGGATAATTATTTTCCTGTTTGTTATAAGTTCTCATTATGAAAGCATAGCATTCGTGATTGCAGCCAAATCTATAGCCAGGTTCAGGCAGTTTAGGAGCAATGATTTCAGTGATTATTATCTTGTCGGGACCCTCTCGAGCTCTTTAATAGCGATAATTTTAGGGGAATTATTCAAATTATATTGTAAAATGCCATAG
- a CDS encoding uroporphyrinogen decarboxylase family protein, with protein sequence MNKRDNLISLYRRQGYSEVPVEFNLCPSLYETFKERTGRTDYAEYFGFSSRTVDDLRLPDVDTEKFRSYYDYELLPGTTFDVWGVAYEPGSETSKHMTRMRHPLANIDSLSRLEEYPFPDYSMASGEHQKKQVEDIHAMGLAAVGGMECTIWETSWYMRSMEELMMDMMMEDEKAEYLLDRVTEAACIRGTAYARSGVDIIKLGDDIGMQKTIMMSKEMYRTWLKPRLKKVIDAIRKEKQDVIIIYHSCGYVKPFINDLIDAGIDVLNPVQPECMDFKEIHEEFGNRLSFNGTIGTQTIMPFGTPEEIRDTVYKNLEIAGDKGGLCCTPTHMLEPEVPWENILAYVDACKSFRK encoded by the coding sequence ATGAATAAAAGAGACAACCTTATTTCGTTATACAGGAGGCAGGGTTACAGTGAGGTCCCTGTAGAGTTTAATTTGTGCCCATCATTGTATGAAACTTTTAAGGAGAGGACAGGCCGGACTGACTATGCTGAGTATTTTGGATTTTCGTCAAGAACGGTTGACGATTTAAGACTTCCCGATGTGGATACTGAAAAATTCCGAAGTTATTATGATTATGAGCTGCTGCCTGGGACAACCTTTGATGTATGGGGAGTGGCTTATGAACCCGGAAGCGAAACTTCAAAACATATGACAAGGATGAGACATCCCCTGGCGAACATCGACAGCCTGAGCCGGCTTGAAGAATATCCTTTCCCCGATTACAGCATGGCAAGCGGAGAACACCAGAAGAAACAGGTGGAGGACATACATGCCATGGGATTGGCAGCCGTAGGGGGCATGGAATGTACAATATGGGAAACAAGCTGGTATATGAGAAGCATGGAAGAGCTCATGATGGATATGATGATGGAGGACGAAAAGGCCGAATATCTTCTTGACAGGGTAACAGAGGCTGCTTGTATAAGAGGGACTGCTTATGCCAGGTCCGGTGTGGATATAATAAAGCTTGGCGACGATATAGGCATGCAGAAAACCATTATGATGAGCAAAGAAATGTATCGGACCTGGCTTAAGCCGAGATTGAAAAAGGTCATAGATGCAATAAGGAAAGAAAAACAGGATGTGATTATAATATACCATTCCTGTGGATATGTGAAACCTTTTATAAATGATTTGATTGATGCAGGTATTGATGTGTTGAATCCGGTTCAGCCTGAATGTATGGATTTTAAGGAGATACATGAGGAATTCGGCAACAGGCTTTCCTTCAATGGTACTATAGGGACCCAGACAATCATGCCCTTTGGCACTCCTGAAGAGATTAGAGATACAGTCTATAAAAACCTTGAAATAGCAGGGGATAAAGGCGGATTGTGCTGCACTCCGACGCATATGCTTGAACCTGAGGTGCCTTGGGAGAACATACTGGCTTATGTAGATGCTTGCAAAAGCTTTAGAAAATAA